A stretch of DNA from Natrinema halophilum:
GACGCTGCAGGAACACTATCAGGGGAGTTTTCGGGGCCTGGTGCCGGTCGAAATTCACAGCGAAGCAGATCAGTATTTCAATCTCACGCTCGAGGCGTTCAATTCGGAGACGAATCGGAAGACGTACGACGAGAGCTACAAGGTTACGGCTGACCAGTCGGCCACGGCACCGCATCTCGATGCGACCGAACAGATATTCCGCGCGACCAAACTCGGACGGGACGGCGACACACTCGCCGTCAAGGACGGACCGATCACGCCGGATACGAGTGTCGTCGTCGTTCGGCTCACAAACGACGACCTGATTCTGGACGTTCAGCGGGACGACGGACCGGGATCTGATTCGGCAACAGGTCCTGAAAGCGATGAGACGAACGACACCGCGACCGATTCTGAAACCGAGTAGTTCGAACGAACGCTGCCGCCGGACCGTCGACGGCGGGAATCGCGAGCGTGATCCGTTCACGGTGGGACGACAGTCCTTTTGCTGCCCCCGTTGGGCCAGTTACGGGTACGGATGATACGGGCGCTCGAGTGCCGGTTCGAAACCGAGATCACGAGGAACGTTCGCTGCTCGGTCGCCGAAGAACGGATCGCCAGTGAATAGCGGCTGGGCACCGGGGACGACGACCCGAACGGCTTCGAAACCGAGCTGAGCGACGTCGCGGGTCGTCAGTCGCGTCGCGAACGGGCTCAGTCCAGCGTCAGCCGTTCGCTTACACAGCGACTCGAGTCGATCGAGGCCGGTCGGAACGGGGTCCGGTCCGACGGTAGCCGCCGGAACGGTTTCGTCGACGTCGACGAATTCTCGCGCCCGCTCCGGGAACGACGCGTATTCGCCGATAGCCCCGCCAGCGTCGTCGGCCTCGTCGGGGCCGAGGTTCCGTAATTCGAGCCAGTTCTGGAGGGCTTCCTCGAGTGCCGAGGTTGCGGCCGCCGCGGCGTCGAGGCCGGCGGCCGAGCCGACTGCGAACGCCGGCCACCCGTCGTTCGTAGCCGAACCCGTTTCACCCCCGTCGAAGTCGGCTGGTTCCCGGTGGACGGCAACTGCCACGACGGGAATGTCAATGTCCTGCGTGACCAGCAACGGCGTCACCGACAGCCCCTCGCCTCGTGCCCGTCGCTCGAGCGTTCTGAACGCCTCCTGCTCAACTGATAGCTCGAGCGGTTCGAACGTCGAGTACCAGGCGAGCATCGTGGCGTCTCGCTCGAGTACCTCGGTCAGGCCGGACAGCAGGGCATCGACCGTCGAGGACCCGAGCCCCAGCCCCGTCGTGATCGGGGGGACCAGTTCCTTCCCCGGTTGTGGAAACTGTACCGACGCGGCGGGCAGGTGTGCCGGCTCACCGGTCTCGAGGTTTTCACCGGGGACCCAGCGATGGTTGTCGCTCGGATCGTACGCAGGGGCGTCGTCCGGTCGGACGAGCGCCGTCGGGGGTACTGCGTCGTCGAGTTCGTCCTCGCTCGCGGAGACGAACTCCGAGTCTCGATAGACGCCGGCGCAGTACCGTTCGAGGCCCTCGCCGACGGCTTTCATCAGTGCGGCGTTCCAGTCGCCGGCGACGCCGGCTGCCTGGCGCGGGGCGCTCGCCTCACTGTACGCCGACGTATCCGCCATCGTCGCCAGATAGTAGGGGGCTGGAAACGACTCGATTTCCCCGATGCTCGAGACCGGACCAACTCGCTCGTCGATCGCCCCCTCTGCGCGTTCGACGGCGGCGTCGAGCGCGAGCGTGTCGGCGTCCCGTTCGAGCGTTCGATTCCGCGTTTCGTCTCCACACTCGCAGCCGGGAACGGGCAAGAACGGCCGTCTGGCGTGTGGTACCTCGCGAACCTGTCCGATGATCGATTTTTCGCCCCCCGAAAGCACGCGCACGCACTCCCGACCGGCGAGTGCGCCGGCGAGTCTCGCCGCGCTTCGATCTGCCTGGGGACTCTCGGCGCTGTCCTCGAGATTCGACGTGACGCGGGCGCGGAGACAGTCGAAACAACCGGTCGCGGGCGCAAAACCCGTTACCGCCGCGTCGACCGCCGAAATCGAATGGCCGCCGACGCCGCCTATTTCGACGGCTATCCAGGGTGTTCCGCCCTCGAGCGTGGTTTCGTTCGCCCGGTCGAACGTCGCCGATCCGACGACGTCGCCGACGATAGCAAATCGCGCGTCGGCGAGCGTCTCAACGTTGGTGTCACGGACGCCAACGTCGACGTCATCGAGGGCGGCGACGACCGCCTCGCGGATCGGATCGTCTGCCGCGATGGAAACGTGCATACCCCAATCCTCTGGGCCAGACGGCAAAAGCGCCCCGTTCGAGCCACGCTGTGAGCGCGATG
This window harbors:
- a CDS encoding YcaO-like family protein gives rise to the protein MHVSIAADDPIREAVVAALDDVDVGVRDTNVETLADARFAIVGDVVGSATFDRANETTLEGGTPWIAVEIGGVGGHSISAVDAAVTGFAPATGCFDCLRARVTSNLEDSAESPQADRSAARLAGALAGRECVRVLSGGEKSIIGQVREVPHARRPFLPVPGCECGDETRNRTLERDADTLALDAAVERAEGAIDERVGPVSSIGEIESFPAPYYLATMADTSAYSEASAPRQAAGVAGDWNAALMKAVGEGLERYCAGVYRDSEFVSASEDELDDAVPPTALVRPDDAPAYDPSDNHRWVPGENLETGEPAHLPAASVQFPQPGKELVPPITTGLGLGSSTVDALLSGLTEVLERDATMLAWYSTFEPLELSVEQEAFRTLERRARGEGLSVTPLLVTQDIDIPVVAVAVHREPADFDGGETGSATNDGWPAFAVGSAAGLDAAAAATSALEEALQNWLELRNLGPDEADDAGGAIGEYASFPERAREFVDVDETVPAATVGPDPVPTGLDRLESLCKRTADAGLSPFATRLTTRDVAQLGFEAVRVVVPGAQPLFTGDPFFGDRAANVPRDLGFEPALERPYHPYP